The following proteins come from a genomic window of Salinivibrio kushneri:
- the ectB gene encoding diaminobutyrate--2-oxoglutarate transaminase, giving the protein MDIFKSQESNVQCYANNFPVVFESAKGCWITGVDGKRYLDFLAGAGSLNYGHNNPTLKKALIEYIEKDGITHGLDMYTGAKARFLEVFKEHILAPRDLDYKFQFTGPTGTNAVEAAMKLARKVTGRANIVSFTNGFHGCTYGALAVTGNHHHRGGGGIPVNNAVTRLPYDGYADVDGLTLFETMLNDASSGLTGGDKPAAVLLEVVQGEGGLNAASNEWLQRLQDICKAHDILMIVDDIQAGCGRTGTFFSFEPSGIKPDIVTLSKSIGGYGLPMAVVLLKPELDQWAPGEHNGTFRGNNHAFVTAAEAIDTYWRDDQFQTHIQERAEQLNKVLQEMLSKHSDLFETIKGRGLMQGIACQNGDISDEISSLCFDNGMIIETAGPDDEVIKFFSPLTVSEAEMEKGLQIFVKSVEQYKKQKLKKAS; this is encoded by the coding sequence ATGGATATCTTTAAATCGCAGGAGTCAAATGTTCAATGTTACGCCAACAACTTCCCCGTGGTGTTTGAAAGCGCTAAGGGCTGTTGGATCACAGGCGTAGACGGCAAGCGCTACCTCGATTTTCTTGCTGGCGCCGGCTCGCTGAACTATGGGCATAACAACCCAACGTTGAAAAAAGCACTGATCGAGTACATCGAGAAAGATGGCATTACACACGGCCTGGATATGTACACAGGTGCAAAAGCACGCTTTCTCGAAGTATTTAAAGAACACATCTTGGCACCGCGTGATTTGGACTATAAGTTTCAATTCACTGGCCCGACGGGCACCAACGCCGTTGAAGCGGCGATGAAACTTGCTCGTAAAGTAACAGGCCGCGCAAATATTGTGTCTTTCACCAACGGCTTCCATGGCTGTACATATGGTGCATTGGCAGTGACGGGTAATCATCACCATCGCGGTGGTGGCGGCATCCCTGTCAACAACGCAGTAACACGTCTTCCGTACGATGGCTATGCAGACGTTGATGGTTTAACCCTGTTTGAAACCATGCTTAATGACGCATCAAGTGGCCTAACCGGTGGTGATAAACCTGCTGCAGTGCTTCTTGAAGTCGTCCAAGGTGAAGGTGGCCTAAACGCAGCCTCTAATGAGTGGTTGCAGCGTCTGCAAGATATTTGTAAGGCACACGACATCTTGATGATCGTAGATGACATCCAGGCTGGTTGTGGCCGTACGGGTACCTTCTTCAGCTTTGAGCCATCAGGCATTAAGCCCGATATTGTGACCCTGTCCAAATCAATCGGTGGTTATGGTCTGCCAATGGCCGTGGTTCTACTAAAACCTGAGCTGGATCAATGGGCACCAGGTGAGCACAACGGTACATTCCGTGGTAACAACCACGCATTTGTGACTGCAGCGGAAGCAATTGACACATATTGGCGCGATGATCAATTCCAAACGCACATTCAAGAACGTGCTGAGCAATTGAACAAAGTGTTGCAAGAGATGCTCAGCAAGCACAGTGATCTTTTTGAAACCATTAAAGGACGAGGTTTGATGCAAGGCATTGCGTGTCAAAATGGTGATATTTCAGATGAGATCTCCAGCCTGTGCTTTGACAATGGCATGATTATCGAGACTGCGGGTCCAGATGATGAAGTGATCAAATTCTTCTCGCCACTGACAGTCAGCGAAGCAGAGATGGAAAAAGGCTTGCAAATCTTCGTTAAGTCCGTTGAGCAGTACAAAAAACAGAAGCTCAAAAAAGCATCGTAA
- a CDS encoding methyl-accepting chemotaxis protein: protein MKLKYKMLVSLLGVGCLPALIISLLSLHTASSSLEHQTFSQLEALREVKKSAVTRYFQTAEGQIITTAETPSVSAAMASMIEAMETRSSRTVQARSQLTNYYQRHLIDPLEAISTKTLPTARDLVNNLTPQAVALQQAYLIDNPHPVGKKGAYQTSGQLPRYDQAHQAIHPYLRDIQEKFGYYDIFMIEANQGHVLYSASKELDFGTSLETGLFNSSGLADAFRQAKTLADGDTVIIDFSPYTASKNAPAGFMASPIYHNGNVIGVLAYQFPIDKLSAIMAERDGLGATGETYLVGPDNLMRSDSFLDAENRSVFASFMQPAQGSVETLAVQRAIQGETGIDVINDYNGNPVLSAYAPLTVSGLSWAIIAEMDVKEAFAALNELQGLIVTVLVIAVATIAVTAILLTRSIIRPIGGEPAEMAKIVQTIADGDLRVNFDASPKATGIYRSMRAMATNLTTMVCDIIGATNQQAAAAEQLSSSSVQTLTNFEAQNARTEQVAAAMEEMTATANQISSSSASTADATEKARSLIHSGDQQVTESVDAMQGLVTRLNHAKEKTDALGQSAEDISSILQTIGQIADQTNLLALNAAIEAARAGEQGRGFAVVADEVRTLSQSTQQATSEITQLIENLQHNSNTTTQAISESATTANYVSERAEASLSSLKQAVNAVDEIADMAMQMASASEEQSLVATEINQNLEDINTMTGENRQAMDQITQATHNLSELSHTLKGHTQKFQCQQA, encoded by the coding sequence ATGAAGCTCAAATATAAAATGTTAGTTAGCTTACTGGGTGTGGGTTGCCTCCCCGCGTTGATCATTAGTTTGCTTTCTCTTCATACCGCCTCGTCGTCACTCGAGCATCAAACGTTTAGTCAGCTTGAAGCGTTGAGAGAGGTAAAAAAATCAGCTGTCACACGCTACTTTCAAACCGCTGAAGGACAGATAATTACCACCGCTGAAACCCCTTCCGTCTCCGCCGCCATGGCTAGCATGATTGAGGCCATGGAGACACGTTCTTCTCGCACCGTCCAAGCACGCTCACAACTGACCAACTACTATCAACGTCACCTCATTGATCCACTTGAGGCGATCAGCACAAAGACACTCCCGACGGCAAGGGATCTGGTGAACAACTTAACGCCACAAGCGGTGGCGCTACAACAAGCTTACTTAATCGATAACCCTCATCCCGTGGGTAAGAAAGGCGCCTACCAAACCAGTGGCCAACTACCTCGGTACGATCAAGCTCATCAAGCCATCCATCCCTATTTACGCGATATCCAAGAAAAGTTTGGCTACTACGACATCTTTATGATTGAAGCAAACCAAGGCCATGTCCTTTACTCCGCCTCCAAAGAACTTGATTTCGGCACGTCGCTAGAAACTGGTCTGTTTAATTCCTCAGGCCTGGCCGACGCTTTCCGTCAAGCGAAAACACTAGCGGATGGCGATACCGTGATTATTGATTTCTCACCCTACACAGCGTCGAAAAACGCGCCAGCAGGATTTATGGCATCGCCGATTTATCACAACGGTAACGTGATTGGCGTGCTCGCCTATCAATTCCCGATCGATAAGCTCAGTGCCATTATGGCAGAGCGAGATGGACTTGGCGCAACAGGCGAAACCTATCTCGTCGGCCCAGATAATTTGATGCGCTCAGACTCCTTCTTAGATGCTGAGAACAGGTCAGTCTTCGCCTCTTTTATGCAACCCGCGCAAGGCAGCGTTGAAACCCTTGCCGTTCAACGTGCAATACAAGGCGAAACAGGTATCGATGTCATTAATGATTACAACGGTAACCCGGTGCTCTCTGCCTACGCGCCGCTAACCGTCAGTGGGCTCAGCTGGGCAATCATTGCAGAAATGGACGTTAAAGAGGCGTTTGCAGCACTCAACGAACTGCAAGGGCTCATTGTTACCGTGTTGGTCATCGCAGTGGCGACAATCGCAGTCACTGCCATTCTGTTAACGCGTTCGATTATCCGCCCGATAGGTGGCGAACCGGCTGAGATGGCCAAGATAGTACAAACGATTGCCGACGGCGATCTGAGAGTAAACTTTGACGCAAGCCCGAAAGCAACAGGGATCTACCGCTCCATGCGTGCGATGGCAACAAACCTCACGACCATGGTGTGTGACATTATTGGTGCCACTAACCAGCAAGCTGCTGCCGCTGAGCAGCTGTCCTCGTCAAGTGTGCAAACGCTCACTAATTTTGAAGCGCAAAACGCACGAACAGAACAAGTGGCGGCAGCAATGGAAGAGATGACGGCGACTGCCAATCAAATATCCTCCAGCTCCGCCTCGACAGCGGATGCCACCGAAAAGGCGCGTTCACTTATCCATAGCGGAGACCAACAAGTGACCGAATCTGTCGATGCGATGCAAGGTCTTGTCACGCGTCTCAATCACGCCAAAGAAAAAACCGATGCGCTCGGGCAAAGCGCTGAGGATATCTCCAGCATATTGCAAACTATTGGCCAAATTGCAGATCAAACCAACTTGTTAGCATTGAACGCTGCCATTGAAGCGGCACGCGCGGGTGAGCAGGGTCGCGGCTTTGCGGTCGTCGCCGACGAGGTGCGAACGCTGTCACAAAGCACGCAACAAGCCACTAGCGAAATCACACAGCTAATTGAAAATCTTCAACACAATTCTAACACCACGACGCAGGCTATCTCAGAGAGTGCGACGACCGCCAATTATGTGTCGGAACGCGCAGAAGCAAGCTTATCATCGCTCAAACAAGCGGTGAACGCCGTGGACGAAATTGCAGACATGGCGATGCAAATGGCCAGTGCCTCAGAAGAGCAGTCTCTCGTGGCAACTGAAATCAATCAGAACTTAGAAGACATTAACACCATGACCGGTGAAAACCGTCAAGCCATGGACCAAATCACGCAAGCCACACACAACCTCAGCGAACTCTCTCATACACTAAAAGGTCACACACAAAAATTTCAGTGCCAACAAGCCTAA
- a CDS encoding sensor domain-containing diguanylate cyclase yields MFNLHLPTLTLAYISVFWLLTIGVLLIGWQFNQHKDIKLWGLACLLISTGTSVYNIGNVTETSGLVWIGTTAAICSHILVWLGTQSFLGTSSSWRTASLAALLGVGVYTLILVNHTPLALRITWYCAFYVAMHLAVFKLIVESSERKRIGFKLYASVLLLLLILYGLRAYFAFDTPTDNTGLSQRYIAVYYLILMAEFVKFMTFIYLCFERLEYTLCQLALRDTLTQLPNRRAFMTQSAQRLLSNQPNALILADLDNFKSINDVYGHLAGDQVLVAFSQHLERITQQEGAFCARTGGEEFILLLSGKSVRRVQEIALQLKRQIEACQVTTEHGHHIQFTVSIGVGIKRQMQYVAMNQLFECADTALYEAKARGRNRVEFALTEHGDAPSSVSPTSNQSPINQETDSPSLPKRYLERQSLS; encoded by the coding sequence GTGTTTAATCTTCATCTTCCCACACTTACCTTGGCTTACATCAGTGTGTTCTGGCTACTCACCATTGGCGTGTTGTTGATTGGGTGGCAATTTAATCAGCACAAAGACATCAAACTTTGGGGGCTGGCTTGCCTGCTGATCTCAACGGGCACGTCGGTGTATAACATTGGCAATGTCACTGAAACGTCGGGGCTCGTTTGGATAGGCACCACAGCCGCGATCTGCTCTCATATTCTGGTGTGGTTAGGCACGCAGTCCTTCTTGGGCACGTCCTCATCATGGCGGACAGCTTCGCTGGCAGCGCTCTTGGGTGTAGGGGTTTATACACTCATTCTCGTCAATCATACTCCACTTGCTCTGCGTATTACTTGGTATTGTGCGTTCTACGTGGCAATGCATCTAGCGGTTTTTAAACTCATTGTTGAGAGCTCAGAGAGAAAGCGGATAGGCTTTAAACTCTATGCGTCCGTGCTCCTCCTCCTACTCATACTTTATGGGCTTCGCGCCTACTTCGCCTTTGACACACCGACGGACAATACCGGCCTATCGCAACGCTATATTGCCGTGTATTACTTGATCTTGATGGCGGAATTCGTCAAGTTTATGACCTTTATTTACCTTTGTTTTGAGCGACTGGAATACACACTTTGTCAGCTTGCGCTCCGTGATACCTTGACGCAACTTCCCAACCGACGCGCCTTTATGACCCAATCAGCACAGCGTCTCCTTTCTAACCAACCGAATGCCCTTATTCTTGCTGATTTGGATAACTTCAAAAGTATTAATGACGTATATGGTCATCTTGCTGGCGATCAGGTGTTGGTTGCTTTCAGTCAACACTTAGAAAGGATTACCCAACAAGAAGGGGCATTTTGCGCCAGAACGGGGGGTGAAGAATTTATTTTACTACTCAGTGGTAAGTCTGTGCGTCGTGTACAAGAGATTGCGCTACAACTGAAGCGCCAGATTGAGGCATGCCAAGTGACGACCGAGCATGGCCATCACATCCAGTTTACGGTGAGTATCGGCGTCGGCATAAAGCGCCAGATGCAATACGTTGCGATGAACCAGTTATTTGAGTGCGCTGATACGGCATTATATGAAGCCAAGGCCCGAGGGCGAAACCGTGTAGAATTTGCGTTAACTGAACATGGTGATGCGCCCTCAAGCGTATCACCAACATCCAACCAATCACCCATCAACCAAGAAACTGACAGTCCTTCTCTACCTAAACGTTATCTCGAGCGTCAATCTTTGTCATAA
- the ectA gene encoding diaminobutyrate acetyltransferase: MWRSKTTDTAVLESEVRDRKQTQTNTQFVFRKPAIKDGGNIYRLITQCPPLDVNSAYCNFLQATHFKETCVVAEREGDVQGFISGYIRPEQPDTFFVWQVAVSPKARGEGLALSMIEALMARKVSSNIRFIETTITEDNAGSWALFKKVDRLYGTGGQRSVFLDEQEHFNGEHDTEYLFRIPLKK, translated from the coding sequence ATGTGGCGATCAAAAACGACAGACACGGCAGTACTTGAATCCGAAGTACGTGACCGTAAACAGACCCAGACCAACACGCAGTTTGTGTTTCGTAAGCCAGCCATCAAGGATGGCGGCAACATCTATCGATTAATCACGCAGTGCCCACCGTTGGATGTGAACTCCGCTTACTGCAACTTCCTACAGGCGACTCACTTTAAAGAGACCTGTGTCGTTGCTGAGCGTGAGGGTGATGTACAAGGCTTTATCTCGGGCTACATTCGCCCTGAGCAGCCAGACACATTTTTTGTCTGGCAGGTTGCAGTGTCACCCAAAGCACGTGGTGAAGGGCTTGCCCTCTCGATGATCGAAGCGCTGATGGCACGCAAAGTCTCAAGCAATATTCGCTTCATCGAAACCACCATCACAGAAGACAACGCCGGATCTTGGGCGCTGTTTAAAAAGGTAGACCGCCTCTACGGTACAGGTGGTCAGCGCTCTGTGTTCCTTGACGAACAAGAGCATTTCAACGGTGAACATGACACCGAATACCTTTTCCGAATTCCACTCAAAAAATAA
- a CDS encoding bifunctional GNAT family N-acetyltransferase/carbon-nitrogen hydrolase family protein, with protein MDENTATLLNLRVIEVSDYQPLAELMDLVFPDVGGAWPKSTIMQLVTAFPDGQICIEDNGKIVAAALTLKVSYNRFSLPHTYADIITDDGVVFHDSKGDALYGLDVFVHPDYRGHRLGRRLYEARKDLCQALNLKAILAGGRIPGYHKYNDISVTDYINKVRRKEIHDPILSFQLSNDFDVKRLMNRYLPEDDKSAGYATLLEWDNFFYEEDASSVHDIEKTIVRLGVVQWQMRHVLSVDDLLNQAEFFISSLANYQSDFALFPEFFCAPLMGLAPDKHSVEAIRFLSEFTQAIKQRFSQLAVTYNINIIAGSMPVLENGKLYNVSYLMHRDGSIDEQYKIHITPHEQRDWVIDGGDTVKVIETDAGRVGILTCYDAEFPELGRILAEQGVQILFVPFWTDTKNGYLRVRLCAQARAIENECYVAIGGSVGNLPRVDNVDIQYAESAVFSPSDVYFPHDATLAEANANTEMMIFADVDLDKLKMLHERGSVTNLKHRRPKLYANHLSQE; from the coding sequence ATGGATGAGAACACCGCCACGCTACTGAATCTGCGTGTCATTGAAGTCAGCGACTATCAACCCTTAGCAGAGTTGATGGATCTCGTCTTCCCGGATGTCGGCGGTGCTTGGCCTAAGAGCACGATCATGCAGCTGGTCACCGCTTTCCCGGATGGCCAGATATGCATTGAAGATAATGGAAAAATCGTCGCCGCCGCGTTAACGCTAAAAGTCTCTTACAACCGCTTTTCACTGCCGCATACCTATGCCGACATTATCACGGATGACGGTGTGGTATTCCACGACTCAAAAGGGGATGCACTGTATGGCCTTGATGTCTTCGTCCATCCCGATTATCGAGGCCATCGTCTTGGCCGTCGACTTTACGAAGCGAGAAAAGATCTGTGTCAGGCGCTGAACCTAAAAGCGATCCTCGCCGGCGGCCGTATACCTGGTTATCACAAATACAATGATATTTCGGTAACGGATTATATTAATAAAGTCAGAAGAAAAGAGATTCACGACCCGATCCTTTCTTTTCAGCTATCTAATGACTTTGATGTTAAGCGTTTGATGAATCGCTATTTGCCCGAAGACGATAAGTCGGCGGGCTATGCCACACTGTTGGAGTGGGATAACTTCTTCTATGAAGAGGATGCATCCTCCGTACATGATATTGAAAAAACCATCGTCCGCCTCGGCGTCGTACAATGGCAGATGCGTCATGTGCTATCCGTGGATGACCTTTTGAATCAAGCCGAATTCTTCATCTCCTCCTTAGCCAACTATCAGTCTGATTTCGCGCTCTTTCCCGAGTTCTTCTGTGCGCCATTAATGGGACTGGCACCCGATAAGCATTCAGTCGAGGCGATCCGCTTTCTCAGCGAGTTTACCCAGGCGATTAAGCAACGTTTTTCGCAATTGGCCGTCACCTACAACATCAATATTATCGCTGGCAGTATGCCCGTGTTGGAAAATGGCAAACTGTATAACGTCTCCTACTTAATGCACCGCGACGGTAGCATTGATGAGCAATACAAAATTCATATTACGCCGCACGAACAACGTGACTGGGTGATCGATGGAGGGGATACGGTCAAAGTCATTGAAACCGATGCTGGCCGGGTTGGTATTCTCACCTGCTATGACGCTGAGTTTCCTGAGTTAGGGCGTATTCTTGCTGAGCAAGGTGTACAGATCCTATTCGTGCCCTTTTGGACTGATACCAAGAACGGCTATTTACGCGTACGCCTTTGTGCCCAAGCACGAGCGATTGAAAACGAGTGTTATGTCGCGATCGGCGGCAGCGTGGGCAACCTTCCTCGGGTAGATAATGTTGACATCCAGTACGCTGAGTCTGCGGTATTTTCACCCTCGGATGTCTATTTTCCGCACGATGCAACACTCGCGGAAGCCAATGCCAATACCGAGATGATGATTTTCGCAGACGTCGATTTGGACAAGCTCAAAATGTTGCATGAACGAGGCTCGGTGACGAACTTGAAACACCGTAGACCCAAGCTCTATGCCAATCATTTAAGCCAAGAGTAG
- a CDS encoding aspartate kinase yields MNHTVEKIGGTSMSAYDAVMDNIFLYPSNPYNRIFVVSAYAGITDALLECKRSGKPGIYRLLAANNPKWRDAMDELEQRMLLINSNMFPDPVYRERADNFIRQRMEKAHSCIEGILETCNYGQFSLESYLPQIREFLSSIGEAHSAHNSTLLLESVGINSRFVDLSGWDNPDEGKGDLNTVIANAMEDIDFSTELPIVTGYVYCDEGLMKTYDRGYSEMTFSRIAVLTKASSAVIHKEYHLSSADPRIVGPERVQPMGLSNYDVADQLANLGMEAIHPNAASGMRAVGIELVVKNTFEPEHAGTVISHKYRPKDKEIEIIAGRDKVLALHIFDQSMVGHVDQVSYDVMEIIREENVQLISKEMNANSITYYLDGKTASQDKVINRVEKLYPKAKITGEMVALISVIGSRIDSNQTMSKGMLALLDAEINPKAAHSSMRDVDVQYVVLDKFYHASICALHACFIEEPTPKPTIRAA; encoded by the coding sequence ATGAATCATACCGTTGAAAAGATCGGCGGTACGTCGATGTCAGCCTACGACGCTGTCATGGATAATATCTTTTTGTACCCGTCAAACCCGTATAACCGCATTTTTGTCGTTTCTGCTTACGCTGGCATCACGGATGCATTGCTAGAGTGTAAGCGTTCGGGTAAGCCCGGCATTTATCGCCTTCTCGCTGCGAATAACCCTAAATGGCGTGATGCGATGGATGAGCTAGAGCAACGTATGCTGCTCATCAACAGCAATATGTTCCCCGATCCTGTATACCGTGAACGTGCCGATAACTTTATCCGTCAACGCATGGAAAAAGCACATAGCTGTATCGAAGGTATACTCGAAACCTGTAACTATGGGCAGTTTTCTCTGGAAAGCTATCTACCACAAATTCGTGAGTTCCTCTCCTCTATTGGTGAGGCGCACAGTGCGCACAACTCGACGCTACTGCTCGAAAGCGTAGGGATTAACTCTCGATTTGTTGACCTCTCTGGTTGGGATAACCCAGATGAAGGCAAAGGCGACCTCAATACGGTGATTGCCAATGCCATGGAAGACATTGATTTCAGTACTGAGCTGCCCATCGTTACCGGCTACGTCTATTGTGATGAAGGTCTGATGAAGACCTATGACCGTGGTTACAGTGAAATGACATTCAGCCGTATTGCCGTATTAACTAAAGCAAGTAGCGCGGTAATCCACAAAGAATATCACTTAAGCAGTGCCGACCCTCGTATTGTTGGTCCAGAGCGTGTTCAGCCAATGGGTCTTAGTAACTACGATGTGGCTGACCAGCTGGCCAACCTAGGGATGGAAGCCATCCACCCTAATGCTGCGTCTGGTATGCGCGCCGTGGGTATCGAATTGGTCGTGAAAAACACCTTCGAGCCTGAGCACGCGGGTACGGTGATCTCTCACAAATATCGTCCAAAAGATAAAGAGATCGAGATCATTGCGGGTCGAGATAAGGTATTAGCGCTTCATATTTTTGACCAGTCAATGGTTGGACATGTTGATCAGGTCAGCTACGACGTGATGGAAATCATTCGCGAAGAAAACGTGCAGCTGATCAGTAAAGAGATGAACGCCAACTCAATCACTTACTATTTGGATGGCAAGACCGCCAGTCAAGACAAGGTGATTAATCGCGTTGAGAAGCTCTACCCGAAAGCGAAAATTACGGGTGAAATGGTCGCATTGATTTCTGTCATTGGTAGTCGTATCGACTCAAACCAAACCATGAGCAAGGGGATGCTGGCGTTGCTAGACGCTGAGATAAACCCTAAGGCTGCGCACTCGTCGATGCGTGACGTGGATGTGCAATACGTGGTACTCGATAAGTTCTACCATGCTTCGATCTGCGCCCTACACGCTTGTTTTATTGAAGAGCCTACGCCTAAGCCAACTATTCGGGCTGCGTAG
- a CDS encoding YebC/PmpR family DNA-binding transcriptional regulator codes for MGRSFEVRKASMAKTQGAKIKVYSKYGKEIYVCAKNGGSDPESNLSLRRLIEKAKKDQVPGHVIDKALDKANGTGGENYEVARYEGFGPGSCAVIVDCLTDNNSRTYMDVRQCFVKNDAKIGTPGAVSHMFEHQAVFQFKGDDEEGTLEALVMADVDVSDIEAEEGVITVFAPHTEFFKVKNALSDFLGDTPIDLEEITFVPQIDTQVSGEDVERFEKFLDMLNDCDDVQNVYHNAELI; via the coding sequence ATGGGACGAAGTTTTGAAGTTCGTAAAGCGTCAATGGCGAAAACCCAGGGCGCGAAAATTAAGGTTTATTCAAAGTACGGTAAAGAGATTTACGTATGTGCTAAAAATGGCGGTTCGGATCCTGAGAGCAACCTATCACTGCGTCGTTTGATTGAGAAAGCGAAAAAAGATCAGGTTCCAGGCCATGTAATCGACAAGGCGTTAGATAAAGCCAACGGCACAGGCGGCGAAAACTATGAAGTCGCACGTTACGAAGGGTTTGGGCCTGGCAGCTGCGCAGTGATTGTTGATTGCTTAACGGATAATAATAGCCGTACTTATATGGACGTACGCCAGTGCTTTGTGAAAAACGATGCGAAAATTGGTACGCCTGGAGCGGTGTCTCATATGTTTGAGCACCAAGCTGTTTTCCAGTTTAAAGGAGATGATGAAGAAGGCACCCTTGAAGCCTTAGTCATGGCTGATGTGGATGTGTCAGACATTGAAGCAGAAGAGGGAGTGATTACCGTTTTTGCCCCTCATACAGAGTTTTTCAAAGTGAAAAATGCGCTAAGTGACTTTCTTGGCGACACGCCGATTGATCTTGAAGAGATTACCTTTGTGCCTCAAATCGACACTCAGGTCAGTGGCGAGGATGTTGAACGTTTTGAAAAGTTCCTCGATATGCTTAACGACTGCGACGACGTTCAAAATGTCTACCACAACGCAGAGCTAATCTAA
- a CDS encoding LysE family translocator, whose product MIDPNMLPVYLTAVVALLLVPGPDMLLIVSASLSYGRRVGMAASLGNATSGLILTVLAATGVSAMIAMSPTALTILQYVGAAYLLKMSVDTWRASPTDSAELAHHQGMGKYLYKRAVMTNLLNPKALLFFVLFLPQFISHQVQASSSTQLLTLGLLLNLLGLAFNLLLVAIVGKLGSAMLTNTRVQMYQHKIMALVFAALAVWLFAQQSL is encoded by the coding sequence ATGATCGACCCTAATATGCTCCCCGTTTACTTAACCGCGGTTGTCGCGCTTTTGCTGGTGCCCGGACCCGATATGTTGCTAATCGTGAGCGCAAGTCTTAGCTATGGCAGACGGGTTGGTATGGCCGCAAGCTTGGGCAATGCAACGTCAGGGTTGATCCTTACCGTATTAGCCGCAACCGGCGTATCAGCCATGATTGCGATGTCGCCGACTGCCTTAACCATTCTGCAGTACGTGGGGGCAGCGTATTTGCTCAAAATGAGTGTAGATACGTGGCGAGCCTCTCCAACGGACAGCGCTGAGCTCGCTCATCACCAAGGCATGGGCAAATACCTCTATAAACGTGCAGTCATGACCAACCTATTGAACCCAAAAGCGTTACTGTTTTTTGTGTTGTTTTTACCGCAGTTTATCTCGCATCAAGTTCAAGCCTCGTCCAGCACGCAGCTGCTAACGCTTGGGCTTCTCCTCAACCTATTAGGGCTCGCGTTTAACCTGCTTTTAGTGGCAATAGTCGGCAAGCTTGGCAGTGCAATGCTCACCAATACTCGTGTCCAAATGTATCAGCATAAAATCATGGCATTGGTTTTTGCGGCGCTCGCTGTCTGGCTTTTTGCCCAACAATCGTTGTAA
- a CDS encoding ectoine synthase produces the protein MIVRTLEECQKTERRVVAENWESVRMLLRDDNMGFSFHITTIYANTDTHIHYQNHLESVYCMSGEGEIETTDDGKVYPIKPGTLYILDKHDEHQLRANKGVDMVMACVFNPPITGQETHDENGVYPLVD, from the coding sequence ATGATTGTTCGTACATTAGAAGAATGCCAGAAAACTGAACGCCGTGTGGTGGCAGAAAACTGGGAAAGCGTACGCATGCTGCTACGCGATGATAATATGGGATTTTCTTTCCATATTACCACCATCTATGCCAACACTGACACGCACATTCACTACCAGAACCACTTAGAGTCTGTGTATTGCATGTCGGGTGAAGGTGAGATTGAAACCACGGATGACGGTAAGGTTTATCCCATTAAACCTGGCACACTGTATATCCTAGACAAACATGACGAGCACCAGCTTCGTGCAAACAAAGGTGTTGATATGGTCATGGCCTGTGTGTTTAACCCACCTATTACTGGGCAGGAAACGCACGATGAGAACGGTGTTTATCCATTAGTCGATTAA
- a CDS encoding TetR/AcrR family transcriptional regulator, with the protein MNKNEIASRAMRQHILSTTLEIVGNEGLAALTATKLGKKAGISKGALYHHFDNLDAVKYAAVDELISMFLAVAEPANFDDFESYLEVTGDTLYLTMKCEPYAMKAMYSFTTQALFDEQFRVAIQRFSQHGLTEYTRAIEYFYQGKIPQHQIDTAIRVVDAFFLGAGLQSYVLQGDDRFRQNWALFSQMLLTQLGER; encoded by the coding sequence ATGAACAAAAACGAAATTGCGTCGCGTGCTATGCGCCAACATATTCTTTCGACAACACTAGAAATCGTTGGAAATGAGGGGCTTGCTGCGTTAACGGCAACAAAATTAGGGAAGAAGGCCGGAATTAGCAAAGGGGCGTTATATCATCATTTTGACAACCTTGATGCCGTCAAATATGCAGCGGTTGATGAATTAATCTCGATGTTTCTTGCCGTGGCCGAGCCTGCAAATTTTGATGATTTTGAGAGTTATCTCGAAGTGACAGGGGATACTTTGTACCTCACCATGAAATGTGAGCCCTATGCGATGAAAGCGATGTATAGCTTTACTACCCAAGCCTTATTTGATGAACAGTTTAGGGTCGCTATTCAGCGTTTTTCTCAACATGGGTTAACGGAATATACACGCGCGATTGAGTATTTTTATCAGGGCAAAATCCCGCAGCATCAAATTGATACGGCGATTCGTGTCGTGGATGCGTTTTTCCTTGGTGCTGGCTTGCAAAGTTATGTCTTGCAGGGGGATGATAGATTTCGTCAAAATTGGGCGTTGTTTTCGCAAATGCTACTCACGCAACTGGGTGAGCGATAA